The genome window cacatacaGGCTGTTGACAAATGGGCGAGTGGATTTTTGCATCCATTTGCTAAATTCCAGTGTGTTAGACTAAGTGGTCACTTTTCACATTGTGATCTGTATTTCATAAAGCAACAGGGTTTTTCTGTTTCTCAATGCAAAGATGGATGTGCGATTACTCCAAATATCTGCAGCTGTGATAATGACTGTCAACATATTTTGCCTGGAGTGCCCAGGAATTTAAACTGTTGTGTGTCCATTTGTAAGAACTTCAGTGGCGATAAGAAAGGCTATTTACTAAACAAGCTCTCACTGCGCTGAATAAGCCTGGGAGGAGGAGATTGACATGCCTTTGGCTCTTAGCAACACATGCTTGCAATTTGGTTtttacaactctctctctctgagccctGCATTTCAATATTTGTGCTTTTCAAGCTCCTAAATCTGAAGAATGTGTTACAGTCCGAGTGCTGCTCATGTGGGTTTAATTAGGAGCAGTATTGTTCTTAAAGCAGAGCAGAGGGCATGCGGACTTGTGAGAATGGAGCTACGTCGGGCTCCTCCAGAGGAATGGCCTCAGCTCAcacaaagcccccccccccccgcccccccgccCGCCAAATGTCCATTATGTCCCTTtggaattataaggttctatctgcattctgagtagttctgagatattgatTTATTTAGACAAAAATTCTAAGGGGAGGAAATGCTATTCCCTGGCACTTTAGTTCTAGGTTTAATGTAGgaagaattaaaaaaatcacaacaaaaaaatcacactgttGTTGACTACGTCGACACGTCATCTTCTTTGTGATCTTTCCTCATCTGCAGTCGATTGCATTGCACCAGGAACTACATCCATATGCATCTGTTTGTGTCCTTCATGCTGAGAGCCATCAGTATCTTCGTGAAAGACATGGCGCTGTATTCCGGAGATGTTCTGGGGGAGATAGAGCGGGTCAGTGTGGAGGACTTGAAGTCCATTACGGAAGCACCGCCAGGCAACAAAACCCAGTTTGTGAGTTGAGTTCCTGTGTCTCCCTGGATACCTCTTAGATGATTTCATCTTGATAACTCTGTCTTTATTTTGCTCACACAGATTGGCTGTAAAGTTGCTGTGACGCTCTTCTTGTACTTCCTGGCCACAAATTACTACTGGATCCTGGTGGAGGGCCTTTACTTACACAGCCTCATCTTCATGACCTTTTTCTCCGACAGGAAGTACCTCTGGGGATTCACTCTGATTGGCTGGGGTATGTTTCTTGGAGACTGTTGCATTGGCTATAGTCCATATATCGAACAATGGTTACTGTGGTTTATCCGTTGACATGTTTATTGAGTTATTGGGCTgtgtttatgtctctgtgtgccgAGAATTTCTGTGTTTTCCCTGACTTTCTCAAACCATTTATTTTAAGAAATGATGGCTCCAGACTCAAAACTTGCACCTACCCTGGGTCCTACAGTTCCTGCATTGTACACACTGTGTGTAGTAGTTCTGTATGCACAGCGCATACAATGTGGATGCTGTATTGCCAAATCACCACATACATCAAAAGATATATTGTATCTGGAAAACTGtatatttattctttttttatatatatatctgtgaaTTTTATGCATCCGTCTTCACAGTGTTGTATACGGCATAGATAACAAACAAGATGTGGATGAGTGTTGCTTTGAGCGATCTGTCCAATGCCTTGTGGGGGAGTGCCAAGCTGGCAGAAGTGGGTCACGGGTACTGTTGTGCTCTGTGTTTCAGGTGTCCCTGCCATGTTTGTGACCGTGTGGGCAAGCGTCAGAGCCACTTTGGCAGATACAGAGTAAGTCACTCGGCCATGCAAAGCAAATACTGAAAGTCTGTCATATAAACACAAGGTTCATCTAAAACATTAATAGGTCTGTGGACATTCATTAGAGGGTTTACAGAGTTATCCGTTAAGATTGCAGTTGTACTGTACATATGATCGCATTGATCAAACTAATGAGTCAGTGAGATCTGACTTAGTGGTCGAGCTGaagtaaaataaatgaacaccAAAGAACATAGTtatactactgtagaagtttcgtaccattcagagaattattagtggggtaattggGGTGGGGAGATACTCAGTGCAGAAAGTCattcgtttctgacagcgctactcgaccagggttggACCAAGGGagaacaggttctgggagggtgtttggctcggggtcatggtgcaaaggaccctagggtgaaattactccgaaccatcgctttaactcTAGGTGAAGCCTAGAGAAAAGAGAGTTTCTTAATTGATATAAAGAGAGTTTCCTTTTgatacaaatgttttttttccatctgTATCCAACAGGTGTTGGGATTTAAGTGCAGGCAATGTGAAATGGATTATACAAATCCCTATATTAACAGCTGTTGTGGTAAGTAAGAACTACAAACATGCCTTTAATTACTTGCAGTTGTAAACATGATTTAAGTAAAGTTTTCTTAATTAAATTGTAGGTCTAGGTTGCACTTAACTTGCACTTGTAGTCAttacctttctttttttctagatcaattttgtgttgtttttaaacaTAATCAGAGTCCTAGCAACAAAATTAAGAGAAACCAATGCAGGAAGATGTGACACCAGACAGCAGTACAGGTAAAAGTGTATGCCTACTGTATCTTTCTTTATAGTATAACATAATCTATAAACCCCAGCTGTAGGAGTTGTTTTGTCTTGAAACTGTTGCTTTGCCCACAGAAAACTTTTGAAATCCACACTAGTTCTCATGCCCCTGTTTGGAGTTCACTACATCATCTTCATGGCGATGCCCTACACGGAGGTATCAGGAGTGCCCTGGCAGATACAGATGCACTATGAGATGCTCGTCAATTCATTCCAGGTAATATTTGTGCCCTTGTCATGTTGTTGTTTCATATCCGCATTGcgtccacctgtgtgtgtgtgtgtgtgtgtgtgtgtgtgtgtgtgtgtgtgtgtgtgtgtgtgtgtgtgtgtgtgtgtgtgtgtgtgtgtgcgtgcgtgcgtgcatgcatgtgtgtgtgtgtcggtgtgtgtctgtgtgtacagtatactgtattatTGACAGAGTGGAATTCAAATGTATGATACCTATGATAATTACTTCAATTGTTGGCAAAGGTGTTTGAGATACAGTACTTAcaaaggactgtgtgtgtgtgtgtgtgtgtgtgtgtgtgtatgtgtgtgtgtctgtctgtatgtgtgtgtgtttgtgtgtttctcttacAGGGATTCTTTGTTGCAATAATATATTGCTTCTGCAATGGAGAGGTGAGCATACCTTCAATGGCATTTTAATAGCATCACAGTGGCAACAACAGGATGTTATGGATCTGTATTTGTGAGGTGGTTTTTATCAGAAAGCTCAAATATATGTGAATAGCAATGGCTCAGGCTATGAGATCTAGTGAAACCATATTTAGTCATTGGGGTCTGCACATTTGTCTCTGTGTGCTGAGAGAATTGCCTCTGCAGATCCCAGGTCAGTGGAAGCAACAGAGCAGAAAACAAAAGTCATCTGCAGATTTGCAAGGATAACAAATATGCGAGAGATTAATCCAAGGCACCATTCACTTGGGGAAAAAGATAAAAACCATCCAGCTTATCCTTAACTCTGTTATTCAAGAATATCACATTATTTACAGAACACACTAGGAACATGTGGAACCACTAACAATTCACCAACATATTTCCCCTGTCATTAGAGAAAATGCAAGTATAATGTGAATCACTGGAATTTTAACATTGGGAAAAACCATGACAGTGATTTTAAGTATGTTGTATTTGCCATAGTTTGAATGGAAAACTTAATAGGAAAATTCAGTCAAGCAATCAACCCATTTAACAGAAAAGTACCATTTAGTTGTAATAGAATTTAAAATGTacaatgtgctgtgtgctgAATCATTAGGTCCATTTCTGTtccactctcgctctctctttctctctctctctgacagaggGGCTCTGTGGACATGTCCAACTTACTCTAAACTGAAGGTTAACAGTACTTTTAAGGCTGATGTCTTTTGAGAAGGCCATGCCCTCAACACTAGTGTGTCTCTTCAGTACTCTATCGGTCACGACTGTGGCCATGATTTCAGTCTGTCAAAACATCTGTGGTAGGCTAAATCTTATGCTATAATCGGTGAGTCATGTCCACAAGCAGCAGTTAAGGGATTAACAGGTTAGAGCTTCCGCAATGCCTCTATGATATGATACGTGCGTCTTAGGGACGCTTCGAGCCGTGCTGCAACCGTGAGCCAGCTAGATAATAGGAGTGGCGTAGATTTTTCAAGCAAAAGGGAAGTGTGTTGGAAGTTTGAAAGGAGACGCATCATCCCCGCATCAGAGACAGTCCTGGtgtgaacaacacacacacacacacacacacacacacacacacacacacacacacacacacgcagcagtgACGGAACGGAGACGGAACACGTTAGACCTTTAAACAAGATGCTGCATTGTTCATAATTAAAGTGTGCTATTTATATATAAGTTCATATATAAGTGTGCTATTTTCAACATACATAAAGTGTCTTATCAACGCCTCCATTCAGATGCTGTATCAACTGAATTGAACAGAAGGGCAACAGACAATATGGGCAGTTTAAAGCTAGATATAGGAGAGTGGAATACTAGATAGGAGAGTGGAAAAATAATGGCAAGCAACCTTTGAAAGCTGGAGGGATGAAATGAGAACAAAGACCAAATGACCTATGTATTTTCTAATGCACAAAAAAGTAATATGAGCTATTTATTATGTACCCTACGTCACTGCATCCTAAATAGAATCATTCACATTATTAGTGAATGTTAGATGCTGTAGGTTCACTTATGGTTGGCCTGTTTGCCTTCACTCATTTTGGTGGTGATTGCCTTATTGCCTTATTGATGTATTGATATGTAAAGCCAAAAGCAATATACCTGTTTACTTGTGCATTAGTATACCATTTAAACTTAGTGATTAAGACCAGGCACTACAAAAAAGGAAGGAAATGACAAATGAACCAACCCAAACTAATATAGCTATATAGACTATAAATAACAGCAAAAAGGGCAATTAAAATATAATTAAGAACAGTTACTCCCACATATTGTGCTTATATTCAAATCACAAAATGTGTCCTCATTTTGTACCTATTTTTCTGATGAGCACCTTTTCCTAATACACAGTTGGAGTACTACTTTATTCTTTAAAAGAATACTCTTAGTAGCTAACCCTTGCGGAATAGCCCTAAGTGTACCGCTTTAACACTGCTAGAAAAATGATCATTTGAAATTCTGTAAATTCTTCCAAGAAGTTTAATGCATAATCATTACTTGTTGTTGGTGTGTGAAAATAAAGCTTTAAAACTCTCTCCTACCCTCTCAGGTCCAGGCTGAAATCAAGAAGTCATGGAGTAGGCGGACACTTGCCCTGGACTTCAAAAGGAAAGCAAGGAGTGGAAGCAATACCTACAGTTATGGACCCATGGTGTCACACACCAGCGTCACAAACGTGACGGCCAGGGGCCCTTTGGCCCTGCATCTCACCACGCGCCTTGGGCCGGTCACCGTCAACGGACACCGGAACCTCCCGGGCTACGTGAAGAACGGTTCCGTCTCAGAGAACTCCATACCTTCCTCGGGGCAGGAGCTGCACATCCCCGAGGAGGAGCCGTCCAACGGCAATCGCCCCCCGATGGAGGACAAACCCCCAccggtggtggaggaggagcggGAGACAGTCATGTGACCCACAGCACTGAGCATGTGCGCAAGGAAGttgctttaaaaaaataaataataatactaatagtaataataataaataaatgaaggaTACTTGTTTTATTCACAAAGGTTGCTTTGTCAGGAGGATGCCTGCGGTATTTCTGGCATGCTTCGAATCCTGTGAGTCACAAAATACTTTGTATAAAACCAAAGCCAAGAGCTCAAATTTGCTATACGTGGAACGTGCTTAGTATCACCCCTGGAGATCCCAGACTTCTGTGACTGTTTTGGATGGAGGGCGCGCTCCTCAAAGGTCACAAACAATGCGTAGTGACAGCCTGGATGTCGGGGTCAGACTCTGAAAGTTTGACATATGGGAATATACGTGAAAGGAGACGCACTAGAAAGACCTCAGAGGAACGGCGAGCCCTGTCTTGCTCGATCACAGAGGATGACCATCCTCTCTCACTCAGGCAGGTGAGGTGATGGCCTCGCTTGCTCTAAAGCCGAACTCAAATACGCATAATGGGAATCTACTGTAATTTTGTATCAGGTATTTGGAATATAAATGTCATGATGAGAACCAGTCTTAGTCCCTATAAGAGAGATGCATTTTAGCCAAATGCGGTATTTATCTGTTTTGGCTGCCTGTCATGAAAAGAGATTAACTGCGTCCATACTGATCATAAGGCATGAATTGTATTGGCATCAATATCTTTTGAAAGAGATTCCATTATAAATAAGAACATATTTGTGTATTATTAATTATGGACACGTGTTATAGTACAATCAGTATGCTAAATTCTTCTCATGTAGATACATATTCTTCTCATGTAGAACAAGGATACATATTCTTGGAGTTAATTTCTACATTGCCTTATTTGGTCACCATTTTCTTATTTATAATTCCAGCAGTGTAAAAGGAAGCTGACACAATAACTTGTTATTCAGTATTGTCAGGGATTGCACATTCCACCAAGGCAACTATTTTGTTCAAGTGAATgcatctttgtatgtgtgttagtcATATTCCAAGGGCCTCATGCACTCTTGCCTATTCTTTTCATTTTGTACGCTCTACTCATACTGATGTAGCATGTCAAATTCAGCAAACCATTTGAGACTTAAGAAAGCTGCCAAACATTGTTATTGGAATATCCATACATGTCCATTGAAATTGTAAATTAGAATAATTGAAGCCTGAAAATACCATCTTATCCAATTTGTGAAGAAGCTCCACCCAAAGAATCTCACAAGTTGCAGACTAATATTCTGTACTCCTGTCAGCATTTGGAAAAAGATCATATTTACTATCACAATGTTTAAAATGGGCATTGAAAAAGGTGCAAAATTCAAACAATAGGTAAACATTTCCAGGGTCATTTACACTGTCGCTTGATGGTAGTATCACTGAAATCACCAAAAGTCTGACAGGAAAATATAAACAGtataaagtaaaacaaaaatgCCCTCCCCTCCAAGTAATAAAATGGCATGCACTGTGTGTAACTCGTGTGAAAAGTTTTAAATGATGGTTGATTTTGTAGGAAACAGTTGGGAATATGAAAACCACAGTGCAGTATGTGTTGAAGGTGACAGAGTGTGTTGAACAGTAGCACCTGTCACCTAAAATCAAGTATGATTGTATAAATGGCTCTTGCATGAGGcccagtgtgtgtttttttacatttgtcacAGGTGGTTAAGCTGTTGCTGAAATGAATGTACTTATTTAAGTCCCCAATTAAAACAACCAACTGATTTAGTGTCTACAGTGTAGAGATGTCAGCACCTACACTGACATATTGaattgcagtgtgtgtttgacacCGATAGGGTAGGGgaaattaattttgattaaaaaaaaaacattcttaattGTTCCAAATACACATGATGGAAAGTGAAGGTTCTTGGTATTCCTTAATGCCACCATTAGTTTTGTCAGAAAATAGTACAAAAAAGTTCAATACAGACTTTTTACAAGTGATAGATTTTTTCCTAATGGAACATAACTGTAAGCTTACGATCATGGGAGCCTTAATGAAGCAGCTCAAGGCTTTACTTTTGAAATTCAGTGTGCAAAAATCTCTCCATGTTCAGAATTGTGTAAATTGCAGTCCCTTGTGATGTTTGGTGTGAAAAATCTGTCATAATTTAATGTAACATAATTTAAAATGATTCATAAATTTTAAAATTATGTATTATAGCTCACATACTGTTAAATATGGTTCAGTATTATGCTGCTTatcttatgtatgtatgtatagatATTCAGTATATGTGTACACAGAAGTCACAATGTTTACAAAGGCTAGATTTGAGCTAAATGAGCATCAGTGTTCTgcaaaaaatgtaatgtgatgtaaCTATGAAGGGACagtatttcattatttttaatCAGGGATGCGCTCCAACATGCTTATGGTAAATTTATTGATTCAGTTTCTTGAAATTGTTATATCGCTACAAACATCGTCAAGCAAGAGACAGCATCAGATGGGTGTGGCACTATACTTCTTTGGAAACCTGATTTCAGTATCAATGACATTTTACtgcatcttgtttttttttcattgcttTATAATCTTTACGATATTTCCCATGGTCTTTAAACTTTTTGATATTTAAGATATTTATAcgaatttcctttttttctctctctgtggcttATTGAAACATGTTGGTATTCTCTGAGGTAGTATATATTCCACTGCAGCATTATGCAAGATCACAGAGGGAACATTGGAAGTGTTCATAATTACCACCAGTACTAAGATAGCGTCGGTTCTGTAGTGTCAAAAGGTCTAAAGGTTACGGCGATAGAACTGCTATAGGCCATGGACAACAATATCCAAATACAAAAGTCATTATCAAACTTTTAGCTAGGTACTGTGTTCTGTTAATGTCTCATGGTTTACACTTTACTTTAACTCTAAAACTTGCAAATAAAAGAGTGGAATTGTTCAGGACATTTTACCGATAGCCATATAAGCACTTTAAAATGCATACTTGTTCTTTTCATCAGCGATTATTTTTCATCAGCGATTATGGACACATTTCTTATCATGCTGATATTTTCCAGGTAGCCTATCTCAAAGGTGTTGCCTGGATTTCCTTTTGCCAAGATCCCTCGCCTGCCAGTTGTACTTGTTTGAATCATGGATCTTGACCAATTATGTTGTCATAATTCAAACATGTACAATATTTTTcagctttttttatttgtattatttgtaTGAAAAGATACAGTGTGAGCTGTTCCTACAACTGTCCATATAGCCTGTTTATATGCCAATAATGTTAACATATGGTGGAAatcaggcaagcagacacattGCTGCAAAAATAACTATAGAGCTTAGCTGCCATGTGGTTTATTTGAAGTCCACTGTCTGGTTTTATAAGAATATATTGACATATAAAGTGTACATCATCGTATTGTgaataatgaaataaatgaaaattACCTTGAATACCTTAAATATATTGTCATCTCAAGTGTCTAGAATTCATGGTGCTAAATCTGAATGCAGTATGTATAAAGTCAACCAGCATGAAATGCACATCACATCAGCCTCTCTGTTATTCTATGCATATAAATAGAGTATTACAATAATATAAGAAAACTTTTAAATGCCTGGATTTGTGCCAATGTGCCCCTGATACAAATAAGGTCATCAAGGTGTATGTGCTTAGTTATATAACAACAATTTTATTTGAATTGGAAGACGTTTATTATTGTcatacaataaaatacaaatctctttataaaaaatgaaaatataatcATAAAAAATGTTTACTAAAAGTTTAGCACATTTTGGAAGGGGGAGTGACAGTTCACTTTTTTGCAGCTGGTTTTTTGGCTCCGCCCTTAGCCCCGCCTTTCCCCTCGCCCCCTTTCTCTCCAGATTTCTTTCCTTTTCCTTCATCTTCACCTTCTTTCTTTGCAgacttttctccttttttcttgCCAGgttcttctttctcttcacccttcccctctttctcctctttcccctctttcccttttccctttttcttgtccactttcccaGCCACTGTGGgcacttcttttttttcttcaactTTTGCCGCTAGAAAAATAAGAGAAGAATCGAAATTTAAGATTTACTCATTTTACCACACATTTCATGTTTATTCATTGTACATTTATGTCCATATATTTGACACATGCTGGTGGAATACAAATCACCCTGGCAGGTGACAGACTAGCTTTGCATGAATCAATCATGAGGACCCAGGATGAAGTAGTCAAGTTTAGCAGCTACACATCACTATAGTAATAAGCAGTGTAACTCTCATAGCACAGGGAAGAAAGAATGGGGTAAGTTGTCACACTGTCAATAATTCCTCCTAAACTAGTGACAATGTTTCAAAAGTGAACTAGCTACTGTTGGTTGTGTGACAGCCTCCACTGAGTGTACATTTTATTTACTTTTCAACACTAGAAAGGCCTTGACAGGTAATTTTGACCGCTAACTttcataaaaaagaaaaatagttCTGCTGGTGAAAATTTGAGTTTAAATTCCAACTGTCAAAATGACCGCCTTGGTAGGCTAGTTCTAGCAGTTAATCAAAGGTGACaatgtaaaaaaagatgaacaaaCTAACATTATCCAGTCAAGTCAACATGTCACTTTGACTGAATTAAGTTATGTCATCCTGTAATGCCAGGTTTATACACATTTAGATAGCCTTAATGAGTTAATTTATTAATTTGAGGCCTGTTGCCACATGTGTTGTGTTGACTGATCAAAGCCCTGGAGGGTTTTCTTCTCTGAATTTCCAGCTGTTTGGATAGAGAGAAGCTGACATTCACTTTGGCTCATTGCAAATTGGCACAGCATTTGAAATCCTCATTTGAGAGCAGACAAGGAAAGCCCAGTGCAGAAAGGGAAGAAAGACTTGTTTGAAAACTAGTTTGGGAAAAGGACAATCAAGCATTACATCAAGCATCACATTACTTTAAACATACAAATGACTCATCAACAGGTGAAAACGAGTGTTTCTGTTTTCTGCTGTGTGGAACTATTTTCAGCTACTCAAGAAGACTTGGGTTGAATGTGTGACAAAGCAAATAGTGCAGGCCGCATCTCAGGTGAAACTATTTCTCTTTTGCCAGTTATAAATTGTGACTTTGAATTATGCTGGCAGATCAGATGTCACTGATTGAATTTAGTCTGACATTATTATTTGTACTAATGATTTGACATACTTCTTGAGAGACAGGCATTCCCTGCAAAAGTGTCTTTCCTGAAGCCTAGAATCATATCTCAACACCatagttttatttctatagGGGACAGTGAGTGGGCTAGAAGTAGCTGTTCACATTATGATACACTTAAAATGACATCATATAACCATGTACAAAGATTACCATACTTTCAATATGAAGAGACAGTCATATAATGAATACGCTCTAGTCTAATGTGTTGTTTTAAACTCAACTCTACACTTGTTAACAGCTccatatttattatattatatttatactgTTCTTTTATAGATTATTTGTATTGGCATGCATTCACCTTATACTTATAATCTTTTCAAAGCAGGCATATGAAACATACATGGCATTTCAGGTTCAGAGGCATGCCATCACAGAAAATACTCATGCATGTGTGAAgcaaagaaaaaacaagaagTTGTACAAAAATATTATACTACTCATTATTTGCACAAAACAAAAGTGATCATTAGATTGAGTCTGCAAGAATCAATTATTGATTGTATAAGACCTAAAGAAAAACAATTCCCTGAACAGCTGAACACACAGATatgggggcagccatggcctactggttagcgcttcggacctgAAACCGGAGGGTtcccggttcgaaccccgaccagtaggcatggctgaagtgcccttgagcaaggcacctaaccccttactgctcccgagcgccgctgttgttgcaggcagctcactgcgccgggattagtgtgtgcttcacctcactgtgcgctgaatgtgtttcactaattcacggattgggataaatgcagagaccaaatttccctcacgggatcaaaaaagtatatactatacttacttatatattGTGAAAAACAAATCATGACTATCAAGCTTTTATGTGGGCATTCTTGATAGGTAGACAATACATAATCCCATGGGGCTCTAAACAGTGAGTAGTTCATCTTTAGTTAGCACAATCCAAAAGATAGTCAGAAATATGACATATGGGCACATGCACAGATGGTGATTTTCTTGCCACCTTGTCAAAGATGGTATTaagacattttgtttttcaaatggCAACAGATAATTCCTTGCCTTTTACATTATCTTGATATCCACACCTAAAAATTCAAACTAATGTTACAGTCAGTGTAACACTCTATAACCAATAGTGTCAGAGGTCTATTGGTCTGTCTGCTGAGGTCCAGTGACACTAGAACtgatgttttttattattattattttgttttaccTACATCAAGATTGTGTCATACATTATAACAGGAGAGCTGCTGCAGTGCTCTGATTGAAATTAGAACCTGACAAAAGTGTCCAGGTCATATCTGGGCCACTCATTCCCTGATGAGAAGTGAGGTAGTGTTTCCCATCTCTTGAAGTAGTAGCTAATTGACACTGCCCCCACCCTTTAAGGTCAAATGAGCATTTCTTTCTCTACTTCTCTGGACAAAATTGCCCTAAAGCTTTGAAAGCTGTGGACATTGCCCTAAAGCTGTAatttcacacacattatcttgtgtggatgtgaaacaggtgtgaaaaaaagagaatggaaacaggtcacacaagcacacctcAACTGCCACTTCAGATCACTGCCATATTACCACATTCTTTTGAGAAAATGACACAACATTGTGGTGTGGAAATAATCACCTCCAGCCATTACTTGCAATGCACTGCAAACAAAGAGCTagttctcttttttccctctcctcttttcttcggACAACTGATCATTTATTTGCTACTGCTACTGTAATATGTGATCTACACACAACATTCCTCACAGCACCATTTCTGAGAACATCCATGACTGAGACAAGATGAGGTCAAATAATCCATTTGTTATTTTATCTCTCCTTGGACTGCCATGTCGTGATCAGTGCTCCCTTTTACGCAGTCTGTGATGTCAGCACAGCAGGACTATGTTTTCTACTTGTATGCGTTGCTCTTCCACTGGACTGATCACATCCTGCCCACTCCCTCATTATGCTTATAATGCTGCTCTCCATGCCTGCTTTCTCAAGCATATAGCCTACAAAATAATGAgactatatatatacagtatggctCAACTCTTTTAAATGTGGGGGAGACGGGGAGACAAGCTGACCTGATCTCACCACTGACTGACCAAAATACTATTATTGAAGACTCAGTAGGGTCATGTCAACCCCCACGTACTCTTATCTATTCCCTCTGTCCTACAGTATATGCACTGAGAGTGCACTGTTCACTTGTCACATAATAGCAGTGGTgtgctgctgatgtgtgtgtgtgtgtgtgtgtgtgtgtgtgtgtgtgtgtgtgtttgtgtgtgtgtgtgtacactgtgcgtgtgtgtgtgtgtgtgtgtgtgtgtgtgtgtgtg of Alosa sapidissima isolate fAloSap1 chromosome 1, fAloSap1.pri, whole genome shotgun sequence contains these proteins:
- the pth1r gene encoding parathyroid hormone/parathyroid hormone-related peptide receptor, encoding MSGGMGSTRLVHSLGILLCGSVLTVVYGLVDADDVLTKEEQIYLLFNAKRKCERAIKSKHKIAEGFCLPEWDGIVCWPEGPPGRLVSTSCPEYVYDFNHKGYAYRRCDLNGTWELATTNNKTWANYSECAKFLSHYNQNQEREVFDRLYLIYTVGYSISLGSLMVAVVILGYFRRLHCTRNYIHMHLFVSFMLRAISIFVKDMALYSGDVLGEIERVSVEDLKSITEAPPGNKTQFIGCKVAVTLFLYFLATNYYWILVEGLYLHSLIFMTFFSDRKYLWGFTLIGWGVPAMFVTVWASVRATLADTECWDLSAGNVKWIIQIPILTAVVINFVLFLNIIRVLATKLRETNAGRCDTRQQYRKLLKSTLVLMPLFGVHYIIFMAMPYTEVSGVPWQIQMHYEMLVNSFQGFFVAIIYCFCNGEVQAEIKKSWSRRTLALDFKRKARSGSNTYSYGPMVSHTSVTNVTARGPLALHLTTRLGPVTVNGHRNLPGYVKNGSVSENSIPSSGQELHIPEEEPSNGNRPPMEDKPPPVVEEERETVM